One genomic window of Pseudoxanthomonas sp. includes the following:
- a CDS encoding EAL domain-containing protein, producing MDHGVISSLLQHPLTSALLLLAPDGRPLAANAAAQAMELPRTVEAYAGLLYELRACLDDGQPMLPCTLPGSGGRRLDGWLRAVRDEQGALLAYTLSVPEPVASEGATRWEVALESSEQCLWDWDIPSDTFFRSDRGKQVLGQDDRALANGLNAMLQLVHPDDQRNVRDAVQAHFDGRTPRYASEFRIRHNDGQWRWILDRGRLVARTADGSPLRMVGTHTDIHEQKLLEQRLRDQQVMLRDAQRVTNTGSWSWDVEQDQAWWSREFLALTAPTDGQFPNSRGWLRLLSRESAAQLAGAWRRLKREGKPVNLDIELVANRASPLHLRLWAQPMLDRAGRINRVLGQVQNITEQRQTDALIRWRTELLNRVSALGRIGGCEIEVDTRRIQCTEECYRIHGLRKEPVALDRLLSLYTRDSQDAFEAALSRIAQGGLPEQLDLCFHRASGQRLWVQVLIELDNRDGLPQRFVVLFRDITRERESRERIELLAHYDALTGLPNRTLLRSQVEQAMQEAAERGSTLAMLFVDLDGFKSINDSFGHATGDALLKLAATRMHQQLRTNDLFGRFSGDEFVVVLRDLAEPEDAGHVARKLMAALAEPLDRNELVIKLGASIGIALMEDGRRDFDSLLQASDAAMHAAKESGRNACQYYSQDVLQRTQRRLEIERALRGALDRDEFSLVYQPLAHAAGGRAPAVEALLRWHRPDLGHCSPVEFIPIAEQCGEIVRLGDWVIGEACRQAAAWASAGLQLERISVNVSAVQLRDRGFAERVIALCRSHGWPPTRLELELTESALIRDTEALRRCFELFEEHGVQLAVDDFGTGFSNLHYLNRFPVQRLKIDRSFVQDMLQDSGTAKVTQAIVQLGHALGMEVVAEGVETMQEEMLLREQGCDEIQGYLYSRPLPSREMGAFLRAHHDQVSSAFRRPALVAS from the coding sequence TTGGATCACGGCGTCATCTCAAGCCTGCTGCAGCACCCCCTCACGTCGGCCTTGCTGTTGCTGGCCCCGGATGGTCGGCCGCTGGCGGCCAATGCGGCGGCGCAGGCCATGGAACTGCCGCGGACCGTGGAAGCCTATGCGGGCCTGCTGTATGAGCTTCGCGCTTGCCTGGACGACGGCCAGCCGATGCTGCCCTGTACGCTGCCGGGAAGTGGCGGAAGGCGCCTGGATGGCTGGCTGCGCGCGGTCCGCGACGAGCAGGGAGCACTGCTGGCCTACACCCTGAGCGTGCCCGAGCCCGTCGCCAGCGAAGGTGCGACGCGTTGGGAGGTCGCACTGGAAAGTTCGGAGCAATGCCTGTGGGACTGGGACATCCCCAGCGACACCTTCTTCCGCTCTGACCGCGGGAAGCAGGTCCTGGGCCAGGACGACCGTGCGCTCGCCAACGGCCTGAATGCCATGCTGCAACTGGTCCATCCCGATGATCAGCGCAATGTGCGGGATGCGGTCCAGGCCCATTTCGACGGTCGCACGCCGCGTTATGCGAGCGAGTTCCGTATCCGCCACAACGATGGGCAATGGCGCTGGATCCTGGATCGCGGCCGCCTGGTTGCACGCACCGCCGACGGCAGCCCGCTGCGCATGGTGGGAACCCATACCGACATCCATGAGCAGAAGCTCCTGGAACAGCGCCTGCGCGATCAGCAGGTCATGCTGCGCGATGCACAACGGGTCACCAACACTGGCAGCTGGTCGTGGGACGTGGAACAGGACCAGGCCTGGTGGTCGCGCGAATTCCTGGCATTGACGGCGCCCACCGATGGCCAATTTCCAAACAGCCGTGGCTGGCTGCGCCTGCTGAGTCGTGAATCCGCCGCGCAGCTTGCCGGCGCCTGGCGGCGGCTGAAGCGCGAAGGCAAGCCGGTGAACCTGGATATCGAGCTGGTGGCCAACCGGGCGTCGCCGTTGCACCTGCGCCTGTGGGCGCAACCGATGCTGGACCGGGCCGGGCGCATCAACCGGGTCCTGGGCCAGGTCCAGAACATCACCGAACAGCGCCAGACCGATGCATTGATCCGCTGGCGGACCGAGCTGCTCAACCGCGTCTCGGCGCTGGGCAGGATCGGTGGGTGCGAAATCGAAGTCGACACGCGCCGCATCCAGTGCACCGAGGAGTGCTACCGCATCCATGGATTGCGCAAGGAGCCGGTTGCGCTGGACAGGCTGCTGTCCCTGTACACCCGGGACTCGCAGGATGCGTTCGAAGCGGCCCTGTCGCGCATCGCGCAGGGCGGACTGCCCGAACAGCTGGACCTGTGTTTCCACCGGGCGTCGGGGCAGCGGCTCTGGGTGCAGGTGCTGATCGAACTGGATAACCGGGACGGACTGCCGCAACGGTTCGTGGTCCTGTTTCGTGACATTACCCGCGAACGCGAGAGCCGCGAGCGCATCGAACTGCTCGCCCATTACGACGCGCTGACCGGCCTGCCCAATCGCACGCTGCTGCGCAGCCAGGTCGAGCAGGCAATGCAGGAAGCGGCCGAGCGGGGCAGCACCCTGGCGATGCTGTTCGTCGACCTCGACGGCTTCAAGAGCATCAACGATTCCTTCGGCCACGCCACCGGCGATGCGCTGTTGAAGCTGGCGGCCACGCGCATGCATCAGCAGCTGCGGACCAACGATCTGTTCGGCCGGTTCAGCGGCGACGAATTCGTGGTGGTCCTGCGCGACCTGGCCGAACCGGAGGATGCAGGCCATGTCGCGCGCAAGTTGATGGCAGCGCTGGCCGAGCCGCTGGACAGGAACGAACTGGTCATCAAGCTGGGCGCGAGCATCGGCATCGCCCTGATGGAGGACGGGCGTCGGGACTTCGACAGCCTGCTGCAGGCTTCGGACGCTGCGATGCATGCCGCCAAGGAGTCGGGTCGCAATGCCTGCCAGTACTACAGCCAGGATGTCCTGCAGCGGACGCAACGACGCCTGGAGATCGAACGCGCACTTCGCGGCGCGCTGGATCGCGACGAATTTTCACTGGTCTATCAGCCGCTGGCACATGCCGCCGGTGGGCGCGCGCCGGCGGTCGAGGCCCTGCTGCGCTGGCACCGACCCGACCTTGGCCATTGCAGCCCGGTCGAGTTCATTCCCATCGCCGAGCAGTGCGGCGAGATTGTCCGCCTGGGTGACTGGGTGATCGGCGAGGCATGCCGGCAGGCCGCGGCGTGGGCCAGCGCGGGACTGCAGCTGGAGCGGATCTCGGTGAACGTCTCGGCGGTGCAGTTGCGCGACCGCGGCTTTGCCGAACGGGTCATCGCGCTGTGTCGTTCCCACGGCTGGCCACCGACCCGGCTGGAGCTGGAGCTGACCGAATCGGCGCTGATCCGCGACACCGAAGCGCTGCGTCGTTGCTTCGAACTGTTCGAGGAGCATGGCGTGCAGCTGGCGGTGGACGATTTCGGGACCGGATTTTCGAACCTGCATTACCTCAACCGGTTCCCGGTGCAACGCCTGAAGATCGACCGCAGCTTCGTGCAGGACATGCTGCAGGACAGCGGGACCGCCAAGGTCACCCAGGCCATCGTCCAGCTGGGTCACGCCCTGGGCATGGAAGTGGTGGCCGAAGGCGTGGAAACGATGCAGGAAGAGATGCTGCTCCGCGAGCAGGGCTGTGACGAGATCCAGGGCTATCTGTACTCACGCCCGCTGCCATCGCGCGAGATGGGGGCCTTCCTGCGCGCCCACCACGACCAGGTTTCGTCCGCGTTCCGTCGGCCAGCGCTGGTCGCTTCCTGA
- a CDS encoding methyl-accepting chemotaxis protein: MYSRPLIRLAAPLVLTLLFPVSVGFDWPAPARWAILTTMTLSWLGFGAWMTYSQTRRSPEQAKVMREQDQLLSDLRSFVGNEIEGSRGEIERARELIRQAVSGLGGSFEAMNRKSREQSQALARIVDRAGDDGGAGVDVARFAQHASSRMEQLVEALEQVSGQSTTTVHHIDEMAQHLDGIFALLEDVKSIADQTNLLALNAAIEAARAGEAGRGFAVVADEVRNLSERSTTFNEQIRKLAHSSKDAIAKVRETVSHMASRDMDRSREARVEAASMLNNVAAINRSLGDGMREISECGRAIDSSVADAVRALQFEDIATQALGGVHTHLDRLTAINREAVGLQELLHRHGGAPDGELVAALQRVGTRLREMRVEWERPPHKAVAQQNMGAGTVELF, translated from the coding sequence ATGTATTCACGCCCGCTGATCCGTCTGGCCGCCCCGCTGGTCCTGACGTTGTTGTTTCCCGTTTCCGTTGGCTTCGATTGGCCAGCGCCAGCCCGTTGGGCCATCCTCACCACCATGACGTTGAGCTGGCTTGGGTTCGGTGCGTGGATGACCTACAGCCAGACCCGGCGGTCACCCGAGCAGGCCAAGGTCATGCGCGAGCAGGACCAGCTGCTTTCCGATCTGCGCAGTTTCGTGGGTAACGAGATCGAAGGTTCGCGCGGCGAAATCGAGCGGGCCCGCGAGCTGATCCGACAAGCCGTCTCCGGCCTCGGCGGCAGCTTCGAGGCGATGAACCGCAAGTCGCGCGAACAGAGTCAGGCACTGGCCCGGATCGTCGACCGCGCGGGCGACGATGGCGGTGCCGGTGTCGATGTGGCCCGCTTCGCCCAGCACGCCAGCTCCCGCATGGAGCAGCTGGTCGAAGCCCTGGAACAGGTCAGCGGCCAGAGCACCACCACGGTCCATCACATCGACGAAATGGCCCAGCACCTGGATGGCATCTTCGCCTTGCTCGAGGACGTCAAGTCGATCGCCGACCAGACCAACCTGCTGGCATTGAATGCCGCGATCGAGGCCGCACGCGCTGGCGAGGCCGGCCGCGGCTTCGCCGTGGTCGCCGACGAGGTGCGCAACCTCTCCGAGCGTTCGACCACGTTCAACGAACAGATCCGCAAGCTCGCGCACAGCTCCAAGGATGCCATCGCCAAGGTGCGGGAAACGGTCTCGCACATGGCGTCGCGCGACATGGATCGTTCCCGCGAGGCGCGCGTCGAGGCTGCCTCGATGCTGAACAACGTCGCTGCGATCAACAGGTCGCTGGGCGATGGCATGCGCGAGATTTCAGAATGCGGGCGTGCGATCGACAGCAGCGTGGCCGACGCGGTGCGCGCCCTGCAGTTCGAGGACATCGCCACCCAGGCACTGGGTGGCGTGCATACCCACCTGGACCGATTGACCGCGATCAATCGCGAGGCCGTTGGACTGCAGGAACTGTTGCACCGTCATGGTGGCGCCCCGGACGGCGAACTGGTCGCTGCACTACAGCGGGTCGGGACGCGCCTGCGCGAGATGCGCGTGGAATGGGAGCGCCCGCCGCACAAGGCGGTGGCACAGCAGAACATGGGCGCCGGCACGGTCGAGTTGTTCTGA